TAAGACTTCTTTAGTCGCTTTGCCTTATCAACATCAGTATGCTGTTACGCTGTGCTACGCCTTGCAGACCAATTAAGTGGAGAGAacaaggaggggggagattaAGTGGGCCAATGGACTGCCCATTGCTCTCCTGGCCGGGAAGGAGGCCATGTTAGGGGCTCGATTTGATCAGACAAGCATAGTGATGCACTATGTTACCTGCCGTAGCTCTTAGTGAAGTGGTGTAGCCAGCTATGTGCATGTAAGGTCAGGAGCTAGGCCGCCCATATGCCCTGCAGAGTAGAGATGCACAGTAGGGTCGATAGGGACCCAATAACTAGGCCAGATAAACCTGTTGACCTAGACGAGACACGGATCATAACACACTGAGAAAGTAAAAATGAtaatataacaaacaaaacaacGGGAAAAAAATAACGTAGAAACTGTCACTGCTTGGTAGCTGCTGTCCGGCCATTAGGACAGATATGCTTTTAGCACGGTGTGTGCAAGAATAATGAACCAACCCTGTGGCGTTAGTAACTGGTGAGTCTGTTGGAGAGGAAAAACAATACCCATTAGTCTGGCTGAAAAGACTGTCAACACCTGCGCCctctattggtttccatgcaGAATACacccaaaaagagaaaaaacagagGAGGAATATACTgtaaatatgtaaacatttaGGCAAAAGGGGAACTAAATAGACCAGACGTGTTAGGCACATTAGTTCAATCAGCATATTATGCACATTAAACTTCCCGTTATAGTTATGCTATCAGTTCCTTTTCTGTGTAATACACTGTGCAGACTGTctcagtatctttttttttttcccaaaccaGTTTTATTCTCATTATCCTTCCAAAtatttcccccagccacgtatgaCGGCCACACTCAGGTTGCCGTGAAGACCATGAAGCCTGGCACTATGTCtgctggtgtcaggatcgggacagggatccaacacgcagagtacaaacagtagccagatacgtataccggaccttagaatggccggactaacgtaagtagtacagtatagaatggtcaaagacaagccgaggtcgagggtaacagaagacaggtaagcgagagacaagccgaatcaagggtaacagagataagcagagtaaggtaaacaagccgggtcaaaaccaaaagggataatagaatacacaagcactgagtgactagaacaagctagaaccacgacagggcaatgagctaatgaaagaagctctgttaaataccctgttcagagcagtaaccacgcctccaaggcgtcctgattggtcctgcagccattgactgacaggttgttccgggggagtgtcctgatgactacttcctgcctagatgctgtaaaaggcagtcactccctcgcggccggcctagcatgaccggatagaccgcggggaagggagccatcagaccgtctggatggaggaacagctaagtctctacctctttcggaggtagagaccacaggtaccctgacagtaccccccctctcagatacgcccaccgggcggaatgaaccgggacgagatgggaagcgagagtgatacgccctgcggagacggggagcatgaacatcctcctgaggtacccaactcctctcctcaggaccatatcccttccaatcaaccagatattgtactctcccccgggagattcgagaatcaataatagagttaacctcatactcctcctgaccctccacctgaacggggcgaggaggggctattgtggaggaaaatctgttacatatgagtggtttcagcaatgaaacgtgaaacgagttcgggatgcgtaaggtattaggaagagctaaacgatacgcaactggattgatacgggtcagcaccctgtagggtccaatataacgaggagcgaacttcatagagggcacttttaaacggatgttcctcgtgctcagccataccctatcacctggaacaaagaccggagccgcccttctacgtttatcagcgtgtttcttgaccaacatagagttgtgcacaaggatttgtcgagtttgatcccacaacttcctcaaattggcaacatgaacatcaaccgacggcaccccctgggaaggggaatccgaaggaagaatagacggatgaaaaccataattcatgaagaaggggcttgaatgagtagaatcgcaaacgagattgttgtgtgcaaactccgcccaaggaatcaaaccgacccaatcatcctggtgttcagaaacaaagcatcgtaaatattgttcaattttctggttggtacgttcagcagctccgttagactgaggatgataggcagaagaaaagtttaatttaataccaagttgagagcagaaggacctccaaaagcgggaaacaaattgggagcctctgtccgatacaatttgagagggtatcccatgtaggcgaaaaatctccttagcgaatatctctgccaattcgggagaagacgggagtttaggcaggggaatgaagtgtgccatcttagtaaacctgtcaaccacggtgaggataacagtctgtcttttagagataggtagatcgacaataaagtccatggccaaacaggaccatggtttttctggaacctccaagggttgcaggaatccacatggaagcgtatggggttgtttggttttagtacaaacttcacatgcagcgatgaactcctcaatatccctccgtaaagcaggccaccagaagtccttagagatcaacgcgtaagttttgcgaataccaggatgtcccgccatcttgctattatgtaaacactgtaaaagttccagttgaagagcaggaggaacgaaatgacggccagcaggagtctgtttaggtgctagatgttgcaacttaacgatctcggccagtaatggagaatgaatcctgagattcgtattagcaatgatattgcatttcggaactatagaagaaagaactggttcaggtacagtagaaggttcatattggcgagataatgcatcggctttagagtttttagaaccaggtctgtaagtcagtacataattgaagtgagtcaggaataaggaccaacgagcttgtctagaggataagcgcttagcctccccaatataggacaagtttttgtggtccgtcaaaatcgtaatagggtgtagggtcccctccaacaaatgtctccactcctttaaggctttaatgactgctaacagttccctttccccgatgtcatatctgctctcaggcccagaaaatttcttagagaagaaaccacaagggtgtaacggtttatccacccctaacctttgagacagaacagccccaactgctgtctcagaggcatcgacctcgagcaagaaaggcagagtcgtatcaggatggactagaatgggagccgaggcaaaaagttccttgagagtcttgaaagcacccagagcttccttagaccagaacttagtatcagccccttgtttggtcatattggtaataggcgcaatgatagaggagtatcctttaatgaagcgcctatagtagttggaaaaaccaataaacctttggatagccttgagtcctttgggcaagggccagtctaaaatagattgaagttttacaggatccattttaaaaccctccccagaaatcacgtatccaagaaagtctacctgagactgatcaaaactgcacttctccaatttgcaatatagaccatgttgcagcagcttgtgtaatacctttctgacctgtctatggtgagtctcaatctccttagagtgtattagtatgtcgtccaggtaaacaataacacaatcatgctgaaactccctaagtacctcattaatcaaatcttgaaatactgcaggagcattgcatagtccaaatggcataacagtgtattcgtaatggccataccgggtattgaatgccgtcatccactcgtgaccttgctggattctcaccaaattgtaagcccctctgagatctaacttggtgaagattttggagcccttaagacgatcaaataactctgtaatcagtgggataggataggcatttctgacagttattttattcaagcctcggtaatcgatacaaggtctcagcgtgccatccttcttcttaatgaaaaagaacccagccccggccggagaagaagacctcctgatgaatcccttttctaaattctcccgaatatactcctctagaaccgagttttcctgaacagacaaaggatatacatggcccctcggaggcatagtgccgggtagaagcttaatcttacagtcaaatgacctgtgtggaggcaaagaatcggcattcttcttgtcaaacactgccgttaagtctaggtaaaggtctggtatttgtctttctgtggactgagtaggattctccggtatgttaatattagctaatggagaaaccttgcacaaacaccgatcctggcagccctggccccacgagagtatctctcctaactcccaatcgataatagggttatgttttttcaaccatgggtaccccagaactatgggaacggaaggagacgaaatgagcagaagagataaattctccacgtgtaggatacccacatttaaattaatgggtatggtctcacgaaagataacagggtctagtagtggtctaccatctatggcctcaacggccaaaggtgtctcccttagctgggatgggaaattgttcttactagcaaaggcttggtcgataaaattctcagcagcaccggaatctatcaatgccatagcccttactacttccttcccccaagttaaggaaactggtagcagaagcctgtgatctttataatcaggagtagaggacaaaatagaaacacccaaggcctgtcctctagagagacttaggtgcgagcgtttcccgggcggttagaacagttcgagagtaaatgacccttggctccacaatacatacacaaaccctctcttctcctgtgctgtctttcctcctcagagaggcgggtataccctatctgcataggttcagtaagcaaagatatcgtggagtcaggacttggaacagcgggagctaacctaaaagaaggtctctggttcctctctcgagtgttctgtctctctcttagacgttcatctatacgagagatgaacgaaattaaatcctctaaattctcagggagttctctggtagcaacctcatcaaggattacatcagataggccattcaaaaatacatccatatacgcctgctcattccacttgatttctgccgccagagacctgaactctagtgcataatccaccagtgtttggttctcctgtctcaggcgcaacagtaatctggctgcattaacctttctacctgaagggtcaaatgttcttctaaaagcagctacaaatgcgttatagttataaactaatggattatcgttctcccatagtgggttggcccatctcagagctttctcaatgagtagggtgataataaatcctacttttgccctatctgtaggataagagcgaggttgcaattcaaagtggatactaatttggtttaaaaaaccacgacacttctcaggagccccaccatagcgtactgggggggtaatgtgagaagaagcacccactgtggctacctctagacctgaaccgacaggagaaacaggggtattacgtatctcctctggtgggttattggcacaagctaatagagcctgtagcgcaagcgccatctgatccattctgtgatccatggcttcaaacctaggatcaggagaagccagctgactgtttgtacttgcaggatccattggccctgtcgtaatgtcaggatcgggacagggatccaacacgcagagtacaaacagtagccagatacgtataccggaccttagaatggccggactaacgtaagtagtacagtatagaatggtcaaagacaagccgaggtcgagggtaacagaagacaggtaagcgagagacaagccgaatcaagggtaacagagataagcagagtaaggtaaacaagccgggtcaaaaccaaaagggataatagaatacacaagcactgagtgactagaacaagctagaaccacgacagggcaatgagctaatgaaagaagctctgttaaataccctgttcagagcagtaaccacacctccaaggcgtcctgattggtcctgcagccattgactgacaggttgttccgggggagtgtcctgatgactacttcctgcctagatgctgtaaaaggcagtcactccctcgcggccggcctagcatgaccggatagaccgcggggaagggagccatcagaccgtctggatggaggaacagctaagtctctacctctttcggaggtagagaccacaggtaccctgacagctgggGCTTTTCTCGAGGAGGCCAACCTGATGAAGACATTGCTGCACGATCGCCTGGTTCGCCTGCATGCGGTGGTAACCCACGGAGAGCCAATATATATCATTACTGAGTACATGCAGAAAGGCAGCCTGTTGGATTTCCTAAAGAGCGATGAAGGAAACCAACAGCCCCTGCACCAACTCATCGATTTCTCTGCTCAGGTGAGATCCGTCATTAAGCCACGAGAATGTTCAAATTTTTGCTTCATCCTAATCACAAATGCAATATAATCCCTGAGTGTCAGGGCCGGACatgaaggggtccatcgggtggcccatgctgttagggccaaccgatggatatggattttcAGAGGTtctggtcagcgctgggcgctttaacagtgtGGTGATGATGTCAGACAGAGCTGGGAGGTGACTGCCCCGgttactcctcccagctatcagagagccacgcgggaggaaggaggagggagtcagagtgggaactctgactcccataagACTGAGCCAcctctggaccccagggaaagtcaccctcctgcaaaaggtaggaaacaggaggtgacaaacattttgtgtctctctttatgtatgtgtctgtatcttacagacacatacatacagagacacacacacatacagacacacacatacatacacacatacagacagagacgcacacatacatacagactgtatgtatgtgtgtgtgtgtgtgtctctgtatgtatgtgtctgtacggatcagtttcgcaccggggccccatggattgtgtgtacgccactggtcaatTCTATACATATTTTACATCTGCTGTCAGTGTGCACAGCGTGCTAGCAACAGACATAATAAtcttctcccttgcaggcagagcGCCTGCGAGGGGAAGCTCACTCTCACCTCCATACCTCCCACGCTCCATTGAGAAAAAATTTAAATCTTTGTCATCCCACTCCTTCCTCGCCTCACGTACACATGGAGGGGGCAGCGCGATCTGGCGCTGGATAGGAGACTGAACGGTTTACCCCCTAAAGGTAAGCTagtgccagggacctcctggcaccataacaattcaTTTCAGTTAAATTGTTATGGtgtatggagtgttcctttaattgctgtctgtagaatactcagggaacagtCGTTCACACTGCAGCGAGGACAATTGACCAAAATGAATGTTGCACCATATTAAAAGATCATTATTTATGAATTTTTATGCAGCCTAACTAATTTTCCTATGATCCTCATATGCAATAAAATTATGCCACATTGAATCTTCAAATCTCTGTGTGACCACTGCTGTTGTTGGTTAGGCTGGACGCACACTTTGCTTTCGTTGTTTAAGGTGCACTAAATGTTATATTCTCATTGGCTTTTTTTCTGTATTCAACAGATTGCTGAAGGAATGTGGTActtggagaaaaaaaattatattcatcgTGACTTACGAGCTGCAAATTGTCTTGTGTCTGAGTCCTTGGCATGCAAGATTGCAGATTTTGGTTTAGCAAGAGTAATCGAGGACAGCGAGTATACTGCCAGGGAGGGTGAGTATAAGGTTTGGTTGGGGTACCAGCATGGCTGCAGCTACTCTTCCAGCTAGTCATATCAATGTTTCCAATTCTAGAGCGTTCACTGTGTGACCAACCATTATTCTACACTGCTGAAATGGGATGATGAGAATTGTAGTGCAGCAGAAGCAGTATCCCCACATGCCAAAATAGCCACggtgaaaaattctccaagtcagttatgtttggctattttggactgAAATTTTAAAGTGgcttttaattcctgacaattcaaatTTTAGTGAATTTCCCTgtacaacattttttatttgtaacctttttttttttactcgttATGCCCGATCAGTTTCTAAGAGACTAAAGTGGGCCATATGtttaacaaacatcaattttgcaAGGTCAGCTCGCACAGGCATCAACAATGAGAAATGTGGTACATGCGCACAACACCGAGCCAGGAGGTATGATATATCTCTGTTTATTAGGTGCCAAGTTCCCGATTAAATGGACATCTCCAGAAGCTGCCAATTATGGCTCGTTTACCATAAAGTCAGACGTTTGGTCTTTTGGGATCCTTATGATGGAAATCATCACTTACGGGCGGACTCCTTATCCAGGTGAGACACAACAATGGCGGACACAGGTTCAAGATATATTCAAATTCTAAAGAAATGGCAGACGTTGCATTCTAAACTAAGAATTAAGTTATATATCTAATGAATGTTCCACACTGTAAATTGCTTATTTTTTTCCTTATCCTCATCAAATAAACAATGTTTGTGGAGTTTATTTTTAAGCTTATATTTTTGCTAAACTTTTTGTGGGTTAAATGTAATACCGTTTCCAGAAGCAGGAAGTAAATTTATCACATTTAGTGCATGTGGCAATTTGCGTTACTAAAGCCTCTGTAGTTTGCTCTGGTAAGACGAACCACTTCCTCATGCTTCTGAAACTGGTAGCACACATCAATTTCCCATAACGCGGAGTAATAACGAATGCAAACTAGCTCAAGACACTCGTAATACTAAGATTACGTAAAAAGACCATCCTTAACAATATGAGGGGCAGCATTTTAGAAGATGACTATATTTCGATGTTTCTGCAGGGAGTCTTTTTGGGCAGGTCTTCTTGGATTGGGGCAATTGTGGACTTCCTCCAccaaacaatatatttttgtagAGTACTAATGTGTTTAATCAATCATTTCTCTACTTATTCAGGTATGTCCAATCTGGAGGTAATCACAGCTCTGGAGCGTGGATATCGGATGCCGTGTCCTCAGAATTGCCCAAAGGAGTTCTACAATGTAATGTTGCAGTGTTGGCAGCAAATCCCAGAGCAAAGACCAACATTTGAATATTTGCAGGGCGTCCTTGAAGATTTTTTCACAGCCACTGAGAGCCAGTACCAACCCCAACCCTGAGCCTAAAATCACCATCCCATATGGACAACGTAAACGCCAATCCTGCTATTTCCATCTGCTGTGACACTTTGAGATTCTAATAGAAACTTGTTGGTCTTGCGATGACCTCTCTTCTGGTAGTTCTCCATGCCAAATCAGCTCCGTTAACCCAACATCTCCTTTATTCTGCCTGAGTCTTTGTAACAGAAATCTGCACCTACGGGACGCTTTCAGCATCAACACAATCTGTGATTTCCTGACACAGGGAATGATGTGCATTCACACCATGTTTTTCCTAACTCCAATCACTTCCAAAGCAAATGGACAAAATCATGGCTGTGGATACTTAAAGCTTATATCATGCAAGCAGGAAAGAGACAGCGCAAAACGTGTGATCTCCACTGGACTCAGAACCATTCTCTCTACCCGCTAATCCTCccaaaaattgtgaaaaaatgtGACACAAAATACCCATCAGGTTCTTCCATAAATGCACTAATTATATGTGTCTGT
Above is a genomic segment from Pelobates fuscus isolate aPelFus1 chromosome 6, aPelFus1.pri, whole genome shotgun sequence containing:
- the LOC134566208 gene encoding tyrosine-protein kinase HCK-like — translated: MSNLAHVVSWWKVDNMLYVLITAHSELVQMDLASWVVLRRYIAMPETSTIYRHFKRQIPSLIPCNIGRTLTAGAFLEEANLMKTLLHDRLVRLHAVVTHGEPIYIITEYMQKGSLLDFLKSDEGNQQPLHQLIDFSAQIAEGMWYLEKKNYIHRDLRAANCLVSESLACKIADFGLARVIEDSEYTAREGAKFPIKWTSPEAANYGSFTIKSDVWSFGILMMEIITYGRTPYPGMSNLEVITALERGYRMPCPQNCPKEFYNVMLQCWQQIPEQRPTFEYLQGVLEDFFTATESQYQPQP